One window from the genome of Paraneptunicella aestuarii encodes:
- a CDS encoding GNAT family N-acetyltransferase, with the protein MNTRQANLNDLSQLSELFDLYRQFYQQPTNIEASRKFVAQRLENEDSVFFITLDNSGKGTGFTQLYPSFSSVAMRNVWILNDLYVHESFRKQGVATSLIGAAREHAIETKALSIKLATAKNNFNAQALYEKLGFKKMTEFDYYTLVAK; encoded by the coding sequence ATGAACACCAGACAAGCCAATCTTAATGACCTATCTCAGCTTAGCGAACTCTTTGATTTATATCGTCAATTCTATCAGCAACCAACAAATATCGAAGCTTCACGTAAATTTGTAGCGCAACGCCTGGAAAATGAAGATTCTGTGTTTTTTATCACACTGGACAATTCAGGCAAGGGAACTGGATTTACACAGCTTTATCCAAGTTTTTCATCGGTTGCCATGCGCAACGTTTGGATCTTGAATGACCTATATGTCCATGAATCGTTTCGCAAACAGGGGGTCGCAACATCATTAATCGGCGCAGCAAGAGAGCACGCAATAGAAACAAAAGCGCTTTCCATAAAATTAGCCACAGCAAAAAACAATTTTAATGCTCAAGCGTTATATGAAAAGTTGGGATTTAAGAAAATGACTGAATTTGATTACTATACTTTAGTCGCAAAATAA
- a CDS encoding tRNA1(Val) (adenine(37)-N6)-methyltransferase, with product MPNNGFQFKQFFIAHDQCAMKVGTDSIVLGSWVEFHQGLFSGEARSNADQDDGNRVINLLDIGTGSGLLAVMMAQKIAEYSQTHQVDILPYIQAIEPDEAALLQARENMAASLWKDWFQLHHGRIQDIAFQPASMDLIVCNPPYFQSQQMSQNDINAERFSQQRRMARHQDSLSLHELVNQVALLLKPSGEFYCVLPYEQAEDFIQILAEHSLHIKSRLSVKATSMKPVKRIIWRVVKEPPTDEVQELELVIHDASGGYSDDYIKLCRAFYVNF from the coding sequence ATGCCTAATAATGGTTTCCAATTTAAACAGTTTTTTATCGCTCATGATCAATGTGCCATGAAAGTGGGCACTGACAGTATCGTGCTAGGAAGCTGGGTTGAATTTCATCAAGGGCTGTTTTCTGGCGAGGCAAGAAGCAATGCCGATCAAGATGATGGGAATCGTGTAATCAACCTGTTGGATATCGGTACGGGAAGCGGTTTGCTTGCCGTCATGATGGCACAAAAGATTGCTGAATATAGTCAAACGCATCAGGTCGACATACTTCCTTATATTCAAGCCATTGAACCAGATGAAGCCGCGTTGCTACAAGCTCGTGAAAATATGGCAGCAAGCTTATGGAAGGATTGGTTTCAGCTTCATCATGGACGTATTCAAGACATTGCTTTCCAGCCAGCTTCCATGGATCTGATTGTTTGCAATCCTCCTTATTTTCAATCGCAACAGATGAGCCAAAACGATATTAATGCTGAGCGGTTTAGTCAGCAACGCAGAATGGCGCGTCATCAAGACTCTTTATCTTTGCATGAACTGGTGAATCAAGTGGCTCTTTTGCTAAAGCCTTCTGGTGAGTTTTACTGTGTTTTACCTTATGAACAAGCTGAGGACTTTATTCAGATATTGGCTGAGCACTCTTTGCATATAAAAAGTCGGCTATCTGTTAAGGCGACCAGCATGAAACCTGTTAAGCGCATTATTTGGCGTGTCGTTAAGGAGCCGCCAACGGATGAAGTGCAAGAGCTGGAATTAGTGATCCACGATGCCAGTGGTGGATACAGTGATGATTACATTAAGCTGTGTCGCGCGTTTTATGTGAATTTTTAG
- the folM gene encoding dihydromonapterin reductase yields the protein MLKHLLITGAAQRLGLHCAQALVAQGYQVTITYRTQHDSLKMLQQQGVQCLFADFSTDQGVKDFIQLAKQQCPNLNAIIHNASSWHRDSLEQPESVFDAMMQVHAKAPYLINLALQAHFHETLENIIHVSDFVAEAGSEKHIAYAASKAAMDNLTRSFARKWAPKIRVNSIAPSMIIFNDADDEEYRHKALQKSLLGVEAGAETFSQTVLYLLTNHYITGQVLALNGGRNLKLP from the coding sequence TTGTTGAAACACCTTCTTATTACAGGAGCAGCTCAGCGTTTAGGATTACACTGCGCGCAAGCACTGGTTGCACAAGGCTATCAAGTCACGATCACCTATCGCACCCAGCATGATTCTCTAAAAATGTTGCAACAACAGGGCGTGCAATGCTTGTTCGCCGACTTCAGTACCGATCAGGGCGTAAAAGACTTCATTCAGCTTGCCAAACAACAATGCCCAAACCTCAATGCCATTATCCATAATGCTTCAAGCTGGCATCGAGATAGTTTGGAGCAACCCGAATCTGTATTTGATGCCATGATGCAAGTTCATGCCAAAGCGCCCTATTTAATCAATCTGGCTTTGCAGGCGCATTTTCATGAAACGCTAGAGAACATTATCCACGTTAGCGATTTTGTTGCAGAAGCGGGCAGTGAAAAGCATATCGCCTATGCTGCTTCGAAAGCGGCGATGGATAATCTGACCCGTTCATTTGCACGCAAATGGGCTCCCAAAATACGGGTAAACAGCATTGCGCCTTCCATGATTATCTTTAATGATGCCGATGATGAAGAATATCGCCACAAGGCACTGCAAAAATCCCTATTAGGTGTCGAAGCGGGCGCAGAAACCTTTAGCCAAACTGTACTTTATTTGCTCACCAACCACTATATTACTGGACAGGTTCTTGCCCTCAACGGGGGACGCAACCTAAAACTACCTTAA
- the fldB gene encoding flavodoxin FldB — translation MSNSATPIGLFYGSTTCYTEMAAEKIQEAIKEACNGNDRVSVHNIKDVDLKKAEAFDIIIFGISTWDFGELQEDWESQWDDIEQVNLQDKIVAIYGLGDQEGYPDWFQDAIGMLHDKIAPQGCHFIGYWPTEGYEFNASKALTEDGSQFVGLSLDDETQFDKTDERIAIWVDQILAEMDAVEDVLKND, via the coding sequence ACGGTTCAACCACTTGCTACACTGAAATGGCAGCAGAAAAAATTCAGGAAGCAATTAAAGAAGCTTGTAATGGCAATGACAGAGTTTCTGTTCACAACATTAAAGATGTGGATTTAAAGAAAGCTGAAGCTTTCGACATCATCATTTTCGGCATTTCCACCTGGGACTTTGGCGAATTGCAAGAAGACTGGGAATCGCAGTGGGATGATATCGAACAGGTGAATCTGCAAGACAAGATCGTGGCAATTTATGGTTTAGGTGATCAAGAAGGTTACCCGGACTGGTTCCAAGATGCTATTGGCATGTTACACGACAAAATTGCTCCTCAAGGCTGCCATTTTATTGGATATTGGCCTACTGAAGGTTATGAATTTAACGCCTCCAAAGCCCTGACCGAAGATGGTTCTCAATTTGTCGGCTTAAGCCTTGATGATGAAACTCAGTTCGATAAAACCGATGAGCGCATCGCTATTTGGGTAGATCAGATTCTGGCTGAAATGGATGCGGTTGAAGACGTGCTCAAGAACGACTGA